The Phyllopteryx taeniolatus isolate TA_2022b chromosome 9, UOR_Ptae_1.2, whole genome shotgun sequence genome contains a region encoding:
- the snrpc gene encoding U1 small nuclear ribonucleoprotein C: MPKFYCDYCDTYLTHDSPSVRKTHCSGRKHKENVKDYYQKWMEEQAQSLIDKTTAAFQQGKIPPTPFAGAPPPGGPPRPGMLPTPPMAGPPMMPMMGPPPHGMMPGGPGMRPPMGAPMQMMPGPPHMMRHPRPMMMPVRPGMMRPDR; this comes from the exons ATGCCGAA GTTTTACTGTGATTACTGCGACACCTACCTGACACACGATTCG CCGTCGGTGAGGAAAACCCACTGCAGCGggagaaaacacaaagaaaatgtcaaGGACTACTACCAGAAATGGATGGAGGAGCAGGCCCAGAGCTTGATCGATAAAACCA ctgctgcttttcagcaaGGAAAAATCCCCCCCACGCCATTTGCAGGTGCCCCCCCTCCTG GGGGTCCTCCACGTCCAGGTATGCTGCCCACGCCGCCCATGGCCGGTCCTCCCATGATGCCCATGATGGGGCCCCCGCCTCATGGAATGATGCCTGGCGGACCCG GAATGCGGCCACCCATGGGAGCGCCCATGCAGATGATGCCGGGACCGCCTCACATGATGCGTCACCCTCGACCCATGATGATGCCAGTCAGGCCGGGCATGATGAGACCGGACAGATAA